From a single Collibacillus ludicampi genomic region:
- a CDS encoding NADPH-dependent FMN reductase: MKVVVMNGSARVGANTKTVAEYIRTELANHGVTVDLFDVREHMLPIFQGDEAQSNDPHVQYLHKIALEADAFIICTPEYHNGMSGALKNALDFLSNTHFRDKPVGIVAVAGGGKGGINALNNMRIVLRGLYALVMPGQVVVDKAYVENGQITNSLLKQNLSALVDQIVQIGKALRGNRSTF, from the coding sequence GTGAAGGTCGTTGTTATGAACGGAAGCGCCAGGGTAGGCGCCAACACAAAAACGGTAGCCGAATACATTCGGACGGAACTCGCGAACCACGGGGTAACGGTCGATCTCTTTGATGTTCGTGAACATATGTTGCCGATCTTTCAAGGAGATGAAGCACAAAGCAACGATCCCCATGTACAGTATTTACACAAAATTGCCCTCGAAGCAGACGCATTTATCATCTGCACACCCGAGTATCATAATGGGATGTCGGGCGCTTTAAAAAATGCGTTGGATTTCTTGAGCAACACTCATTTCCGTGATAAACCGGTAGGTATCGTGGCCGTTGCCGGTGGCGGCAAAGGCGGTATCAATGCCCTCAATAATATGCGCATCGTGCTGCGGGGACTCTATGCGCTCGTCATGCCCGGACAAGTGGTTGTCGATAAAGCGTATGTGGAGAACGGCCAGATCACGAATTCCTTGCTGAAACAGAATCTCTCGGCTCTCGTCGATCAAATCGTACAAATAGGTAAAGCTTTGCGAGGAAATCGGTCGACCTTCTGA
- a CDS encoding MFS transporter, with protein MNRQLIVYLVSFAAFLGPFTQTIYAPILPEIQSDFRTSQFLVNLSISIFTIFLALMQMIYGPLTDTKGRRTVLLPGIALYVAASFGCAYSHSITQLLLFRMIQAIGIATGTIVATTVISDLFTGKSRGRAMGTFQMLMALGPVLGPVIGGFVGGKTGYHGVFLVLTATGLLMLVANASLLPETKPDSATDDRFQIRDFYSILTHKTGLPVILLGFVQYYTFYNFLVFLPDILTSHYNLRAEEKGIVFLPLSLFLVIGSYLGGRLQEKVEARKSLIVTSFLNVFATLMFILSAKISLASLIVNIALFGLFLGLSLPVQTTLLTEFFTRQRATAIGVYNFFRYMGMASGPFIGSYLYQLGHIPLLYGFAALVFFAVVLYTRRQLMSGHTLMASGRGETK; from the coding sequence ATGAATCGGCAACTCATCGTTTATCTCGTATCATTCGCCGCTTTCCTCGGACCGTTTACACAAACGATCTATGCTCCGATTCTTCCGGAGATACAAAGCGATTTTCGTACGTCCCAGTTTCTTGTGAATTTGAGCATCTCCATTTTCACAATCTTTTTAGCACTCATGCAGATGATCTACGGACCGTTGACAGATACGAAAGGAAGACGAACCGTACTGCTTCCCGGTATCGCATTATATGTCGCCGCATCGTTCGGATGCGCTTATTCCCATTCGATCACCCAATTGCTTTTGTTCCGCATGATTCAGGCGATCGGGATTGCGACGGGCACGATCGTCGCCACAACAGTCATCAGCGATCTGTTCACGGGAAAATCACGCGGACGGGCGATGGGAACCTTTCAAATGCTAATGGCTTTGGGACCTGTCCTCGGCCCTGTCATCGGCGGGTTTGTCGGCGGCAAAACCGGGTATCACGGGGTTTTTCTCGTCTTGACGGCCACTGGGTTGCTCATGCTTGTTGCGAATGCGAGTTTGCTGCCGGAAACGAAGCCGGACAGCGCAACCGACGATCGTTTTCAGATCCGGGATTTCTATTCGATCCTCACGCACAAAACAGGTTTACCGGTAATTCTTCTCGGATTCGTCCAATATTACACGTTCTATAACTTTCTTGTGTTTCTGCCAGACATTCTCACAAGCCATTATAACCTCCGAGCGGAAGAAAAAGGGATCGTCTTTCTCCCGTTATCCCTCTTCCTGGTCATCGGAAGCTATTTGGGAGGACGCTTGCAAGAAAAAGTAGAAGCAAGAAAAAGCCTTATTGTCACTTCCTTCTTGAATGTATTCGCTACGCTCATGTTTATTCTCTCGGCCAAAATTTCATTGGCTTCACTTATCGTTAACATCGCATTGTTCGGTCTCTTTCTCGGACTTTCCCTTCCGGTACAGACGACGTTGCTGACCGAATTTTTCACTCGTCAGCGGGCGACAGCCATCGGCGTGTATAACTTTTTTCGCTATATGGGAATGGCCTCCGGTCCGTTCATTGGAAGTTACTTGTATCAACTTGGACATATCCCTCTGCTCTATGGCTTTGCCGCGCTTGTCTTTTTCGCTGTCGTCTTGTACACCCGCAGACAGTTGATGAGCGGTCACACCTTGATGGCAAGCGGTCGTGGAGAAACGAAGTAA
- a CDS encoding alpha/beta fold hydrolase gives MEFITSDGAKLYYRREGQGEPLLFIHGLASNLQSWNYQLRYFRNFYDTLAYDCRGHGRSTIPRTLDMSDHSRDAYELCSLFDQPVTVVGISMGGYIAQRLLIEHPQVVKRAVLIATKSHGEKPATAAADDHTENIENPKEARFRFMRDYIFGPDTSDEKVAELVRLEPTMPEEQFDLVKNAIGAFDHRPQLAACTQPVLVLHGDHDRLIPPSYGEELAHLLPNATFVMIERGGHALMIEKHQEVNEAIHHWLKRVSVE, from the coding sequence ATGGAGTTTATCACTTCAGATGGAGCCAAATTGTATTACAGAAGGGAAGGCCAAGGAGAACCGCTTCTTTTCATCCATGGTCTCGCCAGCAATCTTCAATCCTGGAACTATCAACTCCGGTATTTTCGTAATTTCTATGATACGTTGGCGTACGACTGCAGGGGCCACGGCCGTTCTACGATCCCGCGTACGTTAGACATGAGTGATCACTCTCGCGATGCATATGAGCTTTGTTCCTTGTTCGATCAACCGGTAACTGTCGTCGGTATATCGATGGGCGGTTATATTGCCCAACGCCTGCTGATTGAACATCCTCAGGTAGTCAAAAGGGCCGTATTGATCGCCACTAAATCACACGGCGAAAAACCGGCAACCGCCGCGGCCGACGATCATACGGAAAACATAGAAAATCCGAAAGAAGCGAGATTTCGGTTTATGCGCGACTATATTTTCGGCCCGGACACCTCTGATGAGAAAGTGGCAGAACTCGTGCGTTTGGAACCGACGATGCCCGAGGAGCAGTTTGATTTGGTAAAAAACGCGATTGGAGCATTTGATCACCGTCCGCAACTAGCCGCTTGCACGCAGCCGGTGCTCGTGCTTCACGGTGATCATGATCGCCTCATTCCGCCCTCATATGGAGAAGAATTGGCACATCTATTGCCGAACGCTACTTTTGTAATGATCGAACGCGGTGGACATGCTTTGATGATCGAGAAACATCAGGAGGTCAATGAGGCGATCCATCATTGGTTGAAACGTGTGTCAGTCGAGTGA
- a CDS encoding YciI family protein, with product MKYVALLTIIDEEGNKRVRPAHLDYLKRLKEEGKVYAAGPFTDGKGGMVIYEAASYEEAKALAQEDPVIKEGVRTLELREWNPLFE from the coding sequence ATGAAATATGTGGCTTTATTAACGATCATCGACGAGGAAGGAAACAAGCGGGTTCGTCCTGCTCATCTGGATTACTTGAAACGTTTGAAAGAGGAAGGAAAAGTATATGCAGCCGGGCCTTTCACCGATGGTAAGGGTGGGATGGTGATATATGAAGCCGCTTCTTATGAAGAGGCGAAAGCGTTGGCACAAGAGGATCCGGTGATCAAAGAAGGTGTTCGCACGCTCGAGCTGCGTGAATGGAACCCGCTTTTTGAATGA
- a CDS encoding carbohydrate kinase family protein, with the protein MIDVISFGDMVVDFLPERAGRIRGITNFAKASGGAPANVAVAVSRLGGRSSFIGKVGEDEFGYFLRHVLEKEGVDTSGLIHTHDHPTGVAFVQRTESGERSFLFYREKTADMSLSCSDIDESLLGTSVIFHFGSNTLIHPDARAATIRAATIARERGSILSFDVNMRFPLWPSEQACIEQIRLAIPYAHVLKVSFKEMEWLTHTTDLSKGTACLLEMGPDLILVTRGEKGTYYRTRELSGNVPAYNVNVVDTTGAGDGFVGGFLRQLTDHVEGRSFEQAIGFEEELREMIRYANAVGALTTTRMGAVPALPTKEEVFEFQYRNRTRKIKADG; encoded by the coding sequence GTGATTGACGTCATTTCTTTTGGCGATATGGTCGTTGACTTTCTTCCCGAACGTGCAGGACGGATCAGGGGGATCACGAATTTTGCCAAAGCATCGGGGGGCGCGCCCGCCAATGTTGCGGTCGCCGTTTCCCGCTTGGGAGGGCGTTCATCGTTTATCGGAAAAGTGGGGGAAGACGAGTTCGGTTATTTTTTGCGTCATGTGTTAGAGAAAGAAGGGGTGGATACAAGCGGTCTCATTCATACCCATGATCATCCGACGGGAGTTGCTTTTGTCCAGAGGACCGAGAGCGGGGAGCGAAGCTTCCTTTTCTATCGCGAAAAGACCGCAGATATGTCGCTTTCATGTAGCGATATTGACGAGTCATTGCTCGGAACATCGGTGATTTTTCATTTTGGCTCGAACACTTTGATTCATCCGGATGCGAGAGCAGCGACCATCCGGGCGGCAACAATCGCCCGCGAGCGAGGGTCGATTCTCTCTTTTGACGTGAATATGCGCTTTCCCTTATGGCCGAGTGAGCAAGCATGCATTGAACAGATCAGACTGGCGATTCCCTATGCGCATGTGTTGAAAGTGTCGTTCAAAGAAATGGAATGGTTGACCCATACGACAGACCTCAGTAAAGGTACGGCTTGCTTGCTGGAAATGGGACCAGACCTCATTCTCGTTACACGAGGGGAGAAGGGGACTTATTATCGCACGCGAGAACTTTCCGGAAACGTTCCGGCTTACAACGTGAATGTCGTCGACACGACGGGAGCCGGTGACGGGTTTGTCGGCGGTTTCTTACGCCAGTTGACTGACCACGTAGAGGGTAGAAGTTTTGAGCAAGCGATCGGATTTGAAGAAGAATTGCGGGAGATGATCCGCTACGCGAATGCGGTTGGGGCATTGACCACCACGAGAATGGGGGCTGTTCCAGCATTGCCGACAAAGGAAGAAGTGTTCGAGTTTCAGTATAGAAACAGAACCCGGAAAATAAAAGCCGACGGTTGA